From a single Nissabacter sp. SGAir0207 genomic region:
- a CDS encoding autotransporter domain-containing protein — MQRKKLLSLCIALAISNNSFAADTPEDKTPLKCPTNINQLTQEQRDALPKACLTPTAFSQEEWTWIAGGAVAAALAVGLIVADDDSGHTATSGGDDNGDDVGKVIDINEDSIGVGEGNIGTQLALDGHTINNNAATGAQAGGTGLSLSGNDNTLNTLGPVVVDGSGSTGVEVTGNGNTLNTDGDATLSNGGTGFVVAGDSNTLNQRGDMVVGDFATGISVSGQNNTVNLSADNIDVIGQQATGVQVTGESNQITLTGDMRVDKDQSSPLAGEKFYDATTGIAVTGSNNTVVLDGHLQVVVDTEVAPYKSAKENGSQETISGVTISGDGNRVELQQGLQLTGEVDQIADTATGNAIAEQRKGLGPAAAITIDGASTLSLQGESTIDGNFPVGINAFALANGGQLEIAEGASLNTSGITAYNNYNGADQFTQNASLVALTSGASFVNKGTIQAADMTLVQGDGENTLLLNQGSIDLQRTSLLTDQALFSRALYAYDGASAINEGTLTGHIMNQDSLWNAKTSTEISDMGWSNNTVVGIQLMTAVHGASATNMADGTLEVYGRGVAMNAIDNSTADNFGTITTDALWKDAADTTQMAANIPSASAKDFAVGMYAGTDGYGGTKSNAIATNHQDGTITVYNAGAGMVAYGSGNQVINQGTINLESNENAQPGQPLVGMAVYQGATAINDTTGVININAENGQAFYSDGNANNTIINRGQINVGDGIPDDADNSSTLATQELIDGTVLSGTTTLTQNTLIYTDTTVSNTGTVEGSGLSVWGTLDNESGATVSAPLTVENHGTVNNEGTLTTLSVTSRGTVNNSGVIDGAQPVATDATIINNAGGTIENGAETDRSNLTNHGTWNANTSEDFWLRDQSVFNNAVDGTITLTNKRNLMVQSVSSFKNSGTLSSDGSQGSRASLQLGKGGGNSIINNGTINQTGGSSVLVASISDRNEASTFWNQGDGLNGYSGATGEVNYNAANGTAVYMKNTNTVAINDGVMNVSGSNTVAMKGSSNAQLVNNGTINLGTEGTSDTGMVAMQLDANATADAVLENNGTINIYASDSYAFSQLGDNGRIVNNGTVNLEGTGSGLVKESDVEIAGVNGNTDDKSETHYASYTLPTDPTTASTLNQYTIGTNADGTAGTLTANNVALGDVSIDTGFTQGSAATTQTFNDVFVGDNISGEQNITSTSVVWSAEGQKDDSGNVDVTMTKNAYADVVSDDSVSSIAGALDAAYTNNDLFTSLNLKSTAELNSALRQISGSQAKSVARDARVLGNRFEMLADTAPTMGNGLAFNVVAKGDQRSELGNDTRYDMMALRQQFALDNHQTLSLEYGIARLDGDGDVSTAGDNGVTGGYSQFFGVQHSLPLAESGLSWNNALRYDIHNLDSNRQVQYGDVNRVADSDNNQQYLEFRSEMAKSYTPQKGLTLTPFAGMKLRYTSEEGYNERGAGDFNLRMSGVEETAVDAVAGLKLTYAGDNGWAATATLEGGPNLSYSQGERTASLQGAAGQRFRVEDGQKGGGVNGLAQVGVKYQSKQAALSADAYHWQEDGLRDTGLMVNYRYHF; from the coding sequence ATGCAACGTAAAAAACTTCTCTCACTCTGTATTGCCCTGGCTATCAGCAATAATAGTTTTGCCGCTGATACCCCCGAAGATAAAACCCCTCTGAAATGCCCGACCAATATCAACCAGCTCACTCAAGAGCAGCGCGACGCCCTGCCCAAGGCCTGCCTGACCCCGACCGCGTTCTCACAGGAGGAGTGGACGTGGATCGCCGGTGGCGCGGTGGCCGCCGCGTTGGCGGTGGGCTTGATTGTGGCCGATGACGACAGCGGCCATACCGCCACCAGCGGCGGTGATGACAATGGCGATGACGTAGGCAAGGTTATCGATATTAATGAAGACAGCATCGGCGTTGGCGAAGGCAATATCGGCACGCAACTGGCGCTGGATGGTCACACCATCAACAATAACGCCGCCACCGGCGCGCAGGCCGGCGGCACCGGCCTGAGCCTTAGCGGAAATGACAACACCCTCAATACCCTCGGCCCCGTCGTGGTGGATGGCAGCGGCTCCACTGGCGTGGAGGTAACGGGTAATGGCAATACGTTGAATACCGATGGTGATGCCACGCTCAGCAACGGCGGCACCGGCTTTGTCGTTGCCGGTGACAGCAACACCCTGAACCAGCGTGGCGATATGGTGGTGGGCGATTTTGCCACCGGCATCAGCGTCAGCGGGCAGAACAACACCGTCAACCTGAGCGCTGATAATATCGACGTGATTGGCCAGCAGGCTACCGGCGTACAGGTCACGGGCGAGTCCAATCAGATCACTCTGACCGGTGACATGCGGGTCGATAAAGACCAGTCCTCCCCGCTGGCCGGCGAGAAATTTTATGATGCCACCACCGGGATTGCCGTCACTGGCAGCAACAATACGGTGGTGCTGGACGGCCATCTACAGGTGGTGGTGGATACGGAAGTCGCGCCCTATAAATCTGCCAAAGAGAATGGCTCACAGGAGACTATTTCCGGCGTGACCATCAGCGGCGACGGTAACCGCGTGGAGTTGCAGCAGGGCCTCCAGCTCACCGGGGAGGTAGATCAGATCGCCGATACGGCAACAGGAAATGCCATTGCCGAACAACGCAAGGGATTGGGGCCAGCTGCGGCCATCACCATTGATGGCGCCTCTACCCTCTCCCTGCAAGGAGAGAGCACCATTGATGGTAACTTCCCGGTCGGCATCAATGCCTTTGCGCTCGCGAATGGTGGCCAACTGGAGATCGCTGAGGGCGCATCTTTAAACACGTCGGGTATCACGGCTTACAATAATTACAATGGTGCAGACCAATTTACACAGAATGCCAGTCTGGTCGCCCTTACCTCAGGGGCCTCCTTTGTAAATAAGGGCACCATCCAGGCCGCTGATATGACGCTGGTGCAGGGGGACGGCGAAAATACGCTGCTGCTCAACCAGGGCAGTATTGACCTCCAACGTACCAGCCTGCTAACAGACCAGGCGCTCTTTTCCCGTGCGTTGTACGCGTATGACGGTGCCTCTGCTATCAATGAGGGGACACTCACCGGCCACATCATGAACCAAGACAGCTTGTGGAACGCCAAGACAAGCACAGAAATTTCCGACATGGGCTGGTCGAATAATACCGTGGTGGGTATCCAGTTAATGACGGCTGTTCATGGCGCTTCGGCAACCAATATGGCCGACGGCACGCTGGAGGTGTATGGCCGCGGCGTGGCAATGAATGCAATTGATAACAGCACCGCCGATAACTTTGGCACCATCACCACCGATGCGCTGTGGAAAGATGCGGCCGATACCACGCAGATGGCAGCCAACATCCCGTCCGCCTCAGCCAAAGACTTTGCCGTCGGCATGTATGCTGGCACAGACGGTTATGGTGGCACCAAAAGTAACGCCATTGCCACCAACCATCAGGACGGGACGATCACGGTGTATAACGCCGGGGCCGGTATGGTGGCCTATGGTAGCGGTAATCAGGTTATCAATCAGGGCACCATTAACCTGGAGAGCAATGAAAATGCCCAGCCGGGCCAGCCACTGGTAGGTATGGCGGTGTATCAGGGCGCTACCGCCATCAACGACACCACTGGCGTGATCAATATCAATGCTGAAAACGGTCAGGCGTTCTACAGCGATGGCAATGCCAACAACACCATTATCAACCGCGGGCAGATTAATGTCGGCGATGGCATACCGGACGACGCCGACAACAGCAGCACGCTGGCTACGCAAGAGTTAATTGACGGCACGGTGCTGAGCGGCACCACCACGTTGACACAAAATACGCTGATCTACACCGACACCACTGTCAGCAATACCGGCACCGTCGAGGGCAGCGGGTTGAGCGTCTGGGGCACACTGGACAATGAGAGCGGGGCCACCGTCAGTGCACCGCTGACCGTTGAAAATCATGGCACCGTCAATAATGAGGGCACTCTCACCACCCTCTCTGTTACAAGCAGGGGCACTGTCAATAACAGCGGCGTGATTGACGGTGCCCAACCGGTGGCCACCGACGCAACCATTATCAATAATGCCGGCGGCACCATCGAGAACGGGGCCGAAACCGACCGCAGCAACCTGACCAACCACGGTACCTGGAACGCCAATACCAGCGAGGATTTCTGGCTGCGGGACCAGAGCGTGTTTAATAATGCTGTTGACGGCACTATCACGCTCACCAATAAGCGCAACCTGATGGTACAGAGTGTGTCGAGTTTCAAAAATAGCGGCACCCTGAGCAGTGACGGTTCGCAGGGTAGCCGTGCCAGTTTGCAGCTCGGCAAAGGCGGCGGCAACAGCATCATTAACAACGGCACCATCAACCAGACCGGCGGCAGCAGCGTGCTGGTGGCATCGATATCCGACCGTAACGAGGCCTCGACCTTCTGGAATCAGGGCGACGGCCTGAACGGCTACAGCGGTGCCACCGGTGAAGTGAACTATAACGCCGCCAACGGCACCGCCGTGTATATGAAGAACACCAATACCGTGGCGATCAACGACGGCGTGATGAACGTCAGCGGCAGCAACACGGTGGCGATGAAAGGCAGCAGCAATGCGCAACTGGTAAATAACGGCACCATTAACCTCGGCACTGAAGGCACCAGCGACACTGGCATGGTGGCGATGCAACTCGACGCCAACGCCACTGCCGACGCGGTGCTGGAGAACAACGGCACCATCAATATCTATGCGTCGGACTCCTACGCCTTCAGCCAGCTGGGCGACAACGGCCGCATCGTCAACAACGGCACTGTCAATCTGGAGGGCACGGGCAGCGGGCTGGTAAAAGAGAGCGACGTGGAGATTGCCGGGGTCAACGGCAATACCGACGACAAGAGCGAGACGCACTACGCCAGCTACACCCTGCCGACCGATCCGACGACCGCCAGCACGTTGAACCAGTACACCATTGGCACCAACGCTGACGGCACCGCCGGGACGCTGACCGCCAACAATGTGGCGCTGGGCGACGTATCGATTGATACCGGCTTTACGCAGGGCAGTGCCGCCACCACCCAAACATTCAACGATGTGTTTGTCGGTGACAATATCAGCGGCGAGCAGAACATCACTTCCACCAGCGTGGTGTGGAGTGCCGAAGGCCAGAAAGACGACAGCGGCAACGTGGATGTCACCATGACCAAAAACGCCTACGCGGACGTGGTGAGTGACGACAGCGTGTCCAGCATCGCCGGGGCGCTGGATGCGGCCTACACCAACAACGACCTGTTCACCAGCCTCAACCTGAAGAGCACCGCGGAGCTGAACAGCGCGCTACGGCAAATCTCCGGCAGTCAGGCGAAAAGCGTGGCACGTGACGCGCGCGTGCTGGGCAACCGCTTTGAGATGCTGGCTGACACCGCACCAACTATGGGCAACGGACTGGCGTTCAACGTGGTGGCGAAAGGTGACCAGCGCAGTGAACTGGGCAACGACACCCGCTATGACATGATGGCACTGCGCCAGCAGTTTGCATTGGACAACCACCAGACGCTTTCGCTGGAGTACGGTATCGCCCGGCTGGATGGTGACGGCGATGTCAGCACCGCCGGTGACAACGGCGTGACCGGTGGCTACAGCCAGTTCTTCGGTGTGCAGCACTCGCTGCCGCTGGCAGAAAGTGGCCTGAGCTGGAACAACGCCCTGCGCTATGACATCCATAACCTCGACAGCAACCGGCAGGTGCAGTACGGCGACGTCAATCGCGTGGCCGACAGCGACAACAACCAGCAGTACCTGGAGTTCCGCAGCGAGATGGCGAAAAGCTACACCCCACAGAAGGGGCTGACGCTGACGCCGTTCGCGGGCATGAAGCTGCGTTACACCTCGGAGGAGGGTTAC
- a CDS encoding autotransporter outer membrane beta-barrel domain-containing protein encodes MQRKKLLSLCIALAISNNSFATDTIEDKQSIKCPTNINQLTQEQRDALPKACLTPTALSQEEWTWIAGGAVAAALAVGFIVADDDSGHTATSSGDGDDDDDGDDVGKVIDINQDSIGVGIGDMGKQLVVEGYTINNNAATGAQAGGTGLSLNGNDNTLNTLGPVVVDGSGSTGVQVVGNGNILNNDGDATLSNGGTGFVVAGDSNTLNQRGDMAVGDFSTGISVSGQNNTVNLSADNIAVTGQQATGVQVAGEANQVILTGDMRVDKDQSSPLAGEKFYDATTGIAVTGSNNTVILDGHLQVVVDTEVATFEYGDDNGSQETISGVTISGDGNRVELQQGLQITGEVDQIADTAAGNAIAEQRTQTGHEPAIAITIDGASTLSLQGESTIDGDFPVSFIGFALSNGGQLEIAEGASLNTSGITAYNNYNGAYNFTQNASLITLTSGASFINKGTIQAADMTLAQGDGENTLLLNQGSIDLQRTSLVAGQSLFLRALYAYDGASAINEGTLTGHIMNQDSLLNTATNTEITDIGWSNNHVVGIQLMTAVHGASATNMADGTLEVYGRGVAMNAIDNSTADNFGTITTDALWKDAADTTQMSVNIPSDSPKDFAVGMYAGSDNYGSADINSDAIATNHQGGVITVYNAGAGMVAYGSTNQVINQGTINLESNENAQPGQPLVGMAVYKGGTAINDTTGVININAENGQAFYSDGNANNLIINRGQINVGDGVPDSADNSNTLAQDELPDGTVLSGTTTLTQNTLVYTDTTVSNTGTVEGNQLDVWGTLNNESGATISAPLSVENQGVFNNAGTAANLSVTTGGTVNNSGVIDGTQPVVTDATIINNAGGTIQNGAVTDRSTLTNHGNWNATNNKDFWLRSKSVMNNATDGTITIANQRNMTVESGSVFKNSGTIISTDTKKDQTVLRLGKNGGNSIINNGTISQTGSSVLVGSAFDHANASTFWNQGDGLNGYSGATGEVNYNAANGTAVYMKNSNTVAINDGVMNISGSNTVAMKGSSNAQLVNNGTINLGTEGTTDSGMVAMQLDANATADAVLENNGTINIYASDSYAFSQLGDNGRIVNNGTVNLAGANSGLVKESDVQIAGVNGNTDDKSETHYASYTLPTDPTTASTLNQYTIGTNADGTAGTLTANNVALGDVSIDTGFTQGSAATTQTFNDVFVGDNISGEQNITSTSVVWSAEGQKDDSGNVDVTMTKNAYADVVSDDSVSSIAGALDAAYTNNDLFTSLNLKSTAELNSALRQISGSQAKSVARDARVLGNRFEMLADTAPTMGNGLAFNVVAKGDQRSELGNDTRYDMMALRQQFALGNNQTLSLEYGIARLDGDGDVSTAGDNGVTGGYSQFFGVQHSLPLADSSLSWNNALRYDIHNLDSNRQVQYGDVNRVADSDNNQQYLEFRSEMAKSYTPQKGLTLTPFAGMKLRHTTEEGYNERGAGDFNLRMSGVEETAVDAVAGLKLTYAGDNGWAATATLEGGPNLSYQQGERTASLQGAAGQRFRVEDGQKGGGVNGLAQVGVKYQSKKAALSADAYHWQEDGLRDTGLMVNYRYHF; translated from the coding sequence ATGCAACGTAAAAAACTTCTCTCACTCTGTATTGCCCTCGCTATCAGTAATAATAGTTTTGCTACTGATACCATCGAAGATAAACAATCCATTAAATGCCCGACCAATATTAACCAGCTCACTCAAGAGCAGCGCGATGCCTTGCCCAAGGCCTGCCTGACCCCGACCGCGCTCTCACAGGAGGAGTGGACGTGGATCGCCGGTGGCGCGGTGGCCGCCGCATTGGCGGTGGGCTTTATCGTGGCCGATGACGACAGCGGCCATACCGCCACCAGCAGCGGTGATGGCGATGACGATGACGATGGCGATGACGTAGGCAAGGTTATCGATATTAATCAAGACAGCATCGGCGTTGGCATTGGGGACATGGGTAAGCAACTGGTGGTAGAGGGTTACACCATCAACAATAACGCCGCCACCGGCGCGCAGGCCGGCGGCACCGGTCTGAGCCTCAACGGAAATGACAACACCCTCAATACCCTTGGCCCCGTCGTGGTAGATGGCAGCGGCTCCACTGGCGTGCAGGTGGTAGGCAACGGCAATATCCTGAATAACGACGGTGATGCCACCCTCAGCAACGGCGGCACCGGCTTTGTCGTCGCCGGTGACAGCAATACCCTGAACCAACGCGGCGATATGGCAGTGGGCGACTTTTCCACCGGTATTAGCGTCAGCGGGCAGAACAACACCGTCAACCTGAGCGCTGATAATATCGCCGTCACCGGCCAGCAGGCCACCGGCGTGCAGGTCGCGGGCGAGGCCAATCAGGTGATCCTGACCGGCGATATGCGGGTGGATAAAGATCAGTCCTCCCCGCTGGCTGGCGAGAAATTTTATGATGCCACCACCGGGATTGCCGTCACTGGCAGCAACAATACGGTGATACTGGACGGCCACCTGCAGGTGGTGGTGGATACGGAGGTCGCGACCTTTGAATATGGTGATGATAATGGATCACAGGAGACTATTTCCGGCGTGACCATTAGCGGTGACGGTAACCGCGTGGAGTTGCAGCAGGGCCTTCAGATCACTGGGGAGGTGGATCAGATCGCGGATACGGCAGCAGGAAATGCGATTGCCGAACAACGCACGCAAACAGGCCATGAGCCAGCCATAGCTATCACCATTGACGGTGCCTCTACCCTCTCCCTGCAAGGAGAGAGCACCATTGATGGCGACTTCCCGGTCAGCTTTATTGGTTTTGCGCTTTCAAACGGTGGCCAACTGGAGATCGCTGAGGGCGCATCCTTAAACACATCGGGTATCACTGCTTACAATAATTACAATGGCGCATACAACTTCACACAGAACGCGAGTCTAATCACCCTTACCTCAGGGGCCTCCTTTATAAATAAGGGCACCATCCAGGCCGCTGATATGACGCTGGCACAGGGTGACGGCGAAAATACGCTGCTACTCAACCAGGGCAGTATCGACCTCCAACGTACCAGCCTGGTGGCCGGCCAGTCACTCTTTCTCCGTGCGTTGTACGCGTATGACGGTGCCTCTGCTATCAATGAGGGGACACTCACCGGCCACATCATGAATCAGGACAGCCTGTTGAATACTGCGACAAACACAGAAATTACCGACATAGGCTGGTCGAATAATCACGTGGTGGGTATCCAGTTAATGACGGCTGTTCATGGCGCCTCGGCAACCAATATGGCCGACGGCACGCTGGAGGTGTATGGCCGCGGCGTGGCGATGAATGCAATTGATAACAGCACCGCCGACAACTTTGGCACCATCACCACCGATGCGCTGTGGAAAGATGCGGCCGATACCACGCAAATGTCAGTAAATATCCCATCCGACTCGCCTAAAGACTTTGCCGTCGGCATGTATGCCGGCTCAGACAATTATGGTAGTGCTGACATCAATAGCGATGCCATTGCCACCAACCATCAGGGCGGCGTGATCACGGTGTATAACGCCGGGGCCGGTATGGTGGCTTATGGCAGCACCAATCAGGTCATCAATCAGGGCACGATTAACCTGGAGAGCAATGAAAATGCCCAGCCGGGCCAGCCGCTGGTAGGCATGGCGGTGTATAAGGGCGGCACCGCCATCAACGACACCACCGGCGTGATCAACATCAATGCTGAAAACGGTCAGGCGTTCTACAGCGATGGCAATGCCAACAACCTCATTATCAACCGCGGGCAGATTAATGTCGGCGACGGTGTACCGGACAGCGCCGACAACAGCAATACGCTGGCACAGGATGAACTGCCTGATGGCACGGTGCTGAGCGGCACCACCACGTTGACGCAAAATACGCTGGTCTACACCGACACCACCGTCAGCAATACCGGCACCGTCGAGGGCAACCAACTGGACGTGTGGGGCACGCTGAACAATGAGAGCGGGGCCACCATCAGTGCGCCACTGTCGGTTGAGAATCAGGGCGTCTTTAATAATGCGGGTACCGCTGCCAATCTCTCCGTCACTACCGGCGGCACCGTCAATAACAGCGGCGTGATTGACGGCACCCAGCCGGTGGTCACCGACGCAACCATTATCAACAATGCCGGCGGCACCATCCAGAACGGGGCCGTGACCGACCGCAGCACCCTGACCAACCACGGCAACTGGAATGCCACTAATAACAAAGACTTCTGGCTGCGCAGCAAGAGCGTGATGAACAATGCCACTGACGGCACGATTACCATCGCTAACCAGCGCAACATGACGGTTGAGAGTGGCTCGGTGTTCAAAAACAGCGGCACCATAATCAGCACCGACACCAAGAAAGATCAGACGGTGTTGCGGCTTGGCAAGAATGGCGGCAACAGCATCATTAACAACGGCACCATCAGCCAGACCGGCAGTAGCGTGCTGGTGGGATCGGCCTTTGACCATGCTAACGCCTCGACCTTCTGGAATCAGGGCGACGGCCTGAACGGCTACAGCGGTGCCACCGGCGAGGTGAACTATAACGCCGCCAACGGCACCGCCGTGTATATGAAAAACAGCAACACCGTGGCAATCAACGACGGCGTGATGAACATCAGCGGCAGCAACACGGTGGCGATGAAAGGCAGCAGCAACGCCCAGCTGGTGAACAACGGCACCATCAACCTCGGCACTGAAGGCACCACTGACAGCGGCATGGTAGCGATGCAACTGGATGCCAACGCCACTGCCGACGCCGTGTTAGAGAACAACGGCACCATCAATATCTATGCGTCAGACTCCTACGCCTTCAGCCAATTGGGCGACAATGGCCGCATCGTCAACAACGGCACGGTCAATCTGGCCGGGGCCAATAGCGGCTTGGTGAAAGAGAGCGATGTGCAGATTGCCGGGGTCAATGGCAACACTGACGACAAGAGCGAAACGCACTACGCCAGCTACACCCTGCCGACTGACCCGACGACCGCCAGCACGCTGAACCAGTACACCATCGGCACCAACGCTGACGGCACCGCCGGGACGCTGACCGCCAACAATGTGGCGCTGGGCGACGTATCGATTGATACCGGCTTTACGCAGGGCAGTGCCGCCACCACCCAAACATTCAACGATGTGTTTGTCGGCGACAACATCAGCGGTGAGCAGAACATCACCTCGACCAGCGTGGTATGGAGCGCCGAAGGCCAGAAAGACGACAGCGGCAACGTGGACGTCACCATGACCAAAAACGCCTACGCGGACGTGGTGAGTGACGACAGCGTGTCCAGTATCGCCGGGGCGCTGGATGCGGCCTACACCAACAACGACCTGTTCACCAGCCTGAACCTGAAGAGCACCGCGGAGCTGAACAGTGCACTACGCCAAATCTCCGGCAGTCAGGCGAAAAGCGTGGCACGGGATGCGCGCGTACTCGGCAACCGCTTTGAGATGCTGGCTGACACCGCACCAACTATGGGCAACGGACTGGCGTTTAACGTGGTGGCGAAGGGTGACCAGCGCAGTGAGCTGGGCAACGACACACGCTATGACATGATGGCGCTGCGTCAGCAATTTGCGCTGGGCAACAATCAGACGCTTTCGCTGGAGTACGGCATTGCGCGGCTGGATGGCGACGGCGATGTCAGCACCGCTGGTGACAACGGCGTGACCGGTGGCTACAGCCAGTTCTTTGGCGTGCAGCACTCGCTGCCGCTGGCCGACAGTAGCCTGAGCTGGAATAACGCCCTGCGTTATGACATTCACAACCTCGACAGCAACCGGCAGGTGCAGTACGGCGATGTGAATCGCGTGGCGGACAGCGACAATAACCAGCAGTACCTGGAGTTCCGCAGCGAGATGGCGAAAAGCTACACCCCACAGAAGGGGCTGACGCTGACGCCGTTCGCGGGCATGAAGCTGCGCCACACTACTGAAGAGGGCTACAACGAACGCGGGGCCGGTGACTTTAACCTGCGCATGTCAGGCGTTGAAGAGACGGCCGTGGACGCGGTGGCTGGTCTGAAACTGACCTACGCCGGTGACAATGGCTGGGCGGCCACCGCGACACTGGAGGGCGGCCCGAACCTGAGCTACCAGCAGGGTGAACGCACCGCCTCGTTGCAGGGCGCGGCCGGTCAGCGCTTCCGCGTGGAAGATGGCCAGAAAGGCGGCGGCGTTAACGGACTGGCACAGGTGGGCGTGAAGTACCAGAGTAAAAAAGCTGCATTGAGCGCCGATGCCTACCACTGGCAGGAGGATGGCCTGCGTGACACCGGGCTGATGGTAAACTACCGCTACCACTTCTGA
- a CDS encoding aldo/keto reductase, with protein MKYRQLGHSGLFVSELTLGTLTFSGSDGFEKTGQVDAKTARRMMDIAFEQGVNTVDTADLYSKGGAESVVGEALGRDRQRIILATKARSPMSDDPNDSGATRYHLIKSCENSLRRLKTDHIDLYQIHNWDGVTPVEETLYALESLVQSGKIRYYGTSNYTGWQMMKTLGKAELLGVNRPVSQQINYTPESREAEFELLPLALDQNVGTLIWGPMGEGLLTGTVRRGQKTPESSRQGNGWPEPYVHDMEHAYDVIDTLAAVGDEHGVSPAQVCLAWLNTRPAISSLIVGARTEAQLRDSLASARLTLTPEQIQRIERATRPAPRYPYWHRFTSGMDRIDPAEQPFLDEYRETVEHRQHQNQ; from the coding sequence ATGAAGTATCGCCAGCTTGGCCACTCCGGCCTGTTTGTGTCTGAATTGACCTTGGGAACCCTCACTTTTTCCGGCAGTGACGGCTTTGAGAAGACCGGCCAGGTGGATGCCAAAACCGCCCGCCGGATGATGGATATCGCCTTTGAGCAGGGCGTGAACACCGTGGACACCGCCGACCTCTACTCCAAGGGCGGTGCGGAGAGCGTGGTAGGCGAGGCGCTGGGCCGCGATCGCCAGCGCATCATCCTCGCCACCAAGGCGCGCAGCCCGATGAGCGATGATCCGAACGACAGCGGCGCGACCCGCTACCACCTGATCAAATCCTGTGAGAACAGCCTGCGTCGGCTGAAGACCGACCACATCGACCTCTACCAGATCCACAACTGGGATGGCGTGACGCCGGTCGAGGAGACGCTCTATGCGCTGGAGTCGCTGGTGCAGAGCGGCAAAATCCGCTACTACGGCACCTCCAACTACACCGGCTGGCAGATGATGAAGACGCTGGGCAAAGCCGAGCTACTGGGCGTCAACCGCCCGGTCAGCCAGCAGATCAACTACACGCCGGAGTCGCGCGAGGCGGAGTTTGAGCTGTTGCCGCTGGCGCTTGACCAGAACGTCGGCACGCTGATCTGGGGGCCAATGGGCGAGGGGCTGCTAACCGGCACCGTGCGCCGCGGCCAGAAGACGCCAGAGAGTTCCCGTCAGGGCAACGGCTGGCCGGAACCCTACGTGCATGACATGGAACACGCCTACGACGTGATCGACACGCTGGCGGCGGTGGGCGATGAGCATGGGGTGTCGCCAGCGCAGGTCTGCCTCGCCTGGCTCAACACCCGCCCGGCCATTAGCAGCCTGATTGTCGGCGCGCGCACCGAGGCGCAGTTGCGGGACAGCCTGGCCTCCGCGCGTCTGACGCTGACGCCGGAGCAGATCCAGCGCATCGAGCGCGCCACTCGCCCGGCACCGCGCTACCCCTACTGGCACCGCTTCACCTCCGGCATGGATCGCATCGACCCGGCGGAGCAGCCGTTCCTCGATGAGTACCGCGAGACGGTAGAACACCGGCAGCACCAGAACCAGTAA
- the gsiD gene encoding glutathione ABC transporter permease GsiD: MKLWRRDATLAGMPLVRASGLAAGGGRTPWRAFWLRFCRQPVALVAGLFVLLLVVVALFAPWLAPYDAENFFDYDRLNEGPSLVHWLGVDSLGRDIFSRILMGARISLVAGVVSVVIGAAIGTLLGLLAGYYEGWWDRITMRICDVLFAFPGILLAIGVVAIMGSGMANVVVAVAIFSIPAFARLVRGNTLVLKHQTFIESARSIGAPDRTILLRHILPGTVSSIVVYFTMRIGTSIITAASLSFLGLGAQPPTPEWGAMLNEARADMVIAPHVAIFPSLAIFLTVLAFNLLGDGLRDALDPKL; encoded by the coding sequence ATGAAATTGTGGAGACGGGACGCCACGCTGGCCGGTATGCCGCTGGTGCGGGCGTCCGGGCTGGCAGCGGGCGGTGGTCGCACGCCGTGGCGCGCCTTCTGGCTGCGCTTCTGCCGCCAGCCAGTGGCGCTGGTGGCCGGGCTGTTTGTGCTGCTGCTGGTGGTGGTGGCGCTGTTTGCCCCCTGGCTGGCGCCCTATGACGCCGAAAACTTCTTTGACTATGACCGCCTGAATGAGGGGCCATCGCTGGTGCACTGGCTGGGCGTGGACTCGCTGGGGCGCGACATCTTCAGCCGCATCCTGATGGGCGCGCGCATCTCGCTGGTGGCTGGCGTGGTGTCGGTGGTGATTGGCGCGGCGATTGGCACGCTGCTCGGCCTGCTGGCTGGCTACTACGAGGGGTGGTGGGATCGCATCACCATGCGCATCTGTGACGTGCTGTTCGCCTTCCCCGGCATCCTGCTGGCGATTGGCGTGGTGGCCATCATGGGCAGCGGCATGGCGAACGTGGTGGTGGCGGTGGCGATCTTTAGCATCCCGGCCTTCGCCCGGCTGGTGCGTGGCAATACGCTGGTGCTGAAACACCAGACCTTTATTGAGTCAGCGCGCAGCATCGGCGCGCCGGATCGCACCATCCTGCTGCGCCACATCCTGCCGGGCACCGTCTCCTCCATCGTGGTCTACTTCACCATGCGCATCGGCACCTCCATCATCACCGCCGCCAGCCTCTCCTTTCTGGGGTTGGGCGCGCAGCCGCCGACGCCGGAGTGGGGCGCGATGCTGAATGAGGCGCGGGCCGACATGGTGATCGCGCCGCACGTCGCCATCTTCCCCAGCCTCGCCATCTTCCTGACGGTGCTGGCCTTCAACCTGCTGGGCGACGGCCTGCGCGACGCCCTCGACCCGAAACTCTGA